ACAGGGTCGGTTTAGTTTTAAACCGACCCTGTTGTTTTTAAGGGAATTACAGAACTTTCCGGACTGACTTAGAGTCATAAATGTTAAAAATTACTTGACAAACGCATATTTTCCGCTAAACTGAGCTTTATATAATACTTTAAACCGCCGGAATCATATATGTCAAATAAAATATTTCCTATAATTATCTCTGTCGCTCTGCTGTCCGGCACGATATTCGGCGGATCGATTCTGAAAAACTTCACCGGTTATCCTTTCGATAACGGCATTATGCTGGAGTGGGATTCGGGCGTGGAAGTCAACTTATCGGAATATCAGGTTGAGCGGAGCGCTCCGGGCGGAACCTACACATATATCGGCAAGGTAAACCCTCTGGGAAGTGAAAGTCATTATTCGTATTATGACCAGACTGTCTTTGCGAAGATAGCCTCACGTACCTATAATTATCGCATTAAAATTGTTGATGCTGATGCAGACAAAACTTTCAGTTACTCGTCGGTGATATCCGTTTCGCCGACGCTCTCATCAGCGAGAGAAACCTGGGGAAGCATTAAGGCGCTTTTCCGGTAATCGGGATTACCCATACACCCGGTTCATTTCGTTTGATTATACCTGCAATCGGCACTATGATCAATTTAAGGTATTAAACCGAGATGCCTTAATTATTTTCTGCTCAATCTTACATCTCATCGTCACTTAGGAGCACGAAATATAATACCACCCACAACTCTTTGTATATATAAGACTTATAGGATAAAATTCCACTGAAAACCGGTCTGAAATATATCAGGCTTTTTTCTTGACATTAGAGGAACCTATATATAATTTCCGACGCTTGAGTTAGAAAGGACTTGTAGTTGGATAGAGCTAAAAAAATAGGTATTATCGGCGGATCAGGGTTTTACGGCATCGAAGGATTGGAAATGGTGGACGAAGTATCTCTCGATACTCCCTGGGGAAAACCCTCTGATGATTTCACTGTATTTCAAGCCGATGGCAGAGAGGTCGTCTTCCTCCCGAGGCATGGAAAAGGGCATAAGATACTTCCGTCGGAGATAAACTACAGGGCGAACATTTTCGGGATGAAGACGCTGGGTGTTGAAAGGATTATCTCGATTTCCGCCGTCGGCTCGTATAAAGAACATATAGCCCCGCGCGATATAGTGATAGTGGACCAATTTTTTGACAGGACTAAAAAATCTGCTGAAAGCACTTTCTTCGGTGAAGGTATTGCCGGGCACATATCTTTCGCTGACCCTGTCTGTCCTGTGCTCTCAAATATTATTTTTGAGACAATCTCAGGAAATGAAGTAAAGGTTCATAACGGTGGGATCTATTTAAATATGGAGGGACCGGCGTTTTCAACGAAGGCTGAGAGTATGGTTTTCAAAAATATGGGGATGGATGTCATAGGGATGACCAACCTCGCGGAGGCGCGCCTTTCAAGGGAAGCGGAAATTTGTTTCGCGACAATCGCACTCGTAACCGATTACGATGCATGGCATGAAGAATTAGAACCTGTTTCAGTTCCGGAAGTAATGAAAAATTTGAGTTACACGGCGGAATACGTAAAAAAGAATTTACAAACCGTCCTGAAGGCTATACCTGACAAACGGGATTGCGTTTGTGCCACATCGTTGAGCACCGCGCTGATCACAGACAAAAATGCGATCGACCCGAAGACAAGGGAGAAGCTTTCATTGTTGGTTGCAGAGTATCTTAATTGATAAACGGAAGTCGGATTTAAGGAGAATTAAATGATCACGGAAATCGAGCTGCAAGGAATCATTCAGGAGTTGGAAATCGCAATATCAGAGATGTTTCCCGACGCTACGATTACAAATGTCACCAAGGAAATAGACGCATCGATAGTCATAGAAGTCACCACACCGAACGACGACATAGCGGAAATCGAGGAGGAATTTGCTTCGAAGTCCGCCGAGCTCGCTACTGATTATGACTATGATTTCATATTTGTGGTCAGAAACGAAACTTCAGACAACTCTACAGATGAAGCTTAGTCTTATCCATGATCGAAAAAGAACAGAGTAAAATAGATTTTATCTCCCTTGAAAAGGAGGTGCTTGAGCGGTGGAAAGAAGAAGACACCTTCAACAAGCTAAGGGAAAAGAACAAAGACGGCAAACGGTTTTCATTTTTAGACGGACCGATAACTGCCAATAATCCGATGGGTGTGCATCATGCCTGGGGTAGAACCTATAAAGATATATTTCAACGGTACAAGGCGATGCAGGGGTATAATCAGCGGTATCAGAACGGTTTCGACTGTCAGGGGCTGTGGGTGGAGGTAGAGGTCGAAAAGGATCTCGGATTCAAGTCTAAACGGGATATAGAAAGTTACGGCGTTGATAAATTCGTCGAAAAGTGCAAAGAACGCGTAAGAAAATATTCCGCCGTTCAGACCGAACAATCGATCCGGCTTGGACAATGGATGGATTGGGACAATTCGTATTACACGTATTCAGATGAGAACAACTATACAATATGGTCGTTCCTCAAGAAATGCCATGAGAGGGGTTTGATTTACAAGGGGGATGACGTAATGCCGTGGTGTCCGAGATGCGGTACTTCTCTATCCGAACACGAGATAGCAACCGAGGGTTACGTAGAGATAAAACATCCGAGTGTTTTTGTACTATTCCCGCTTTTAGAAAGGGATAATGAATTTTTGCTTATATGGACGACTACTCCCTGGACGCTTGCCGCTAATGTTTCCGCCGCCGTCAAAAGCGATATAAAATACGTAAAAGCAGAATTTGAGGGTAAGGTCATATACATGGCTGAGAGCAGACACAAGGAGATAAAAGCGGAAAATAAGGTCCTCGACAGATTAACGGGAAAAGAGATGATAGGATGGTCTTACTCGGCGCCGTTCGGGGAATTGCCTGTTCAGGAGAACGTGGAGCACAAAGTAATCGAATGGGATGATGTGAGTGAAGACGAGGGAACCGGAATAGTGCACATTGCCCCCGGCTGCGGCCGGGAGGATTACGGATTGAGCAAGAAATACGATCTCACGGTCATTAAAACGCTCGACGAAGAGGGAAGCTACATCGATGGCTTCGGGGAGCTGACAGGAAAAAATGTTACAGAGGTAAACGACTGGATATTCAATAATCTCAAGGGAAAAGGGCTTCTCTTCAAAAAGGAGACTATCAGCCACAGATACCCTGTATGCTGGAGGTGTAAAACCGAGCTGGTATTCAGACTTGTCGATGAATGGTTCATTTCTATGGACGAACTGCGCGGCGACATTATGGATATAACAAGAAAGATCAACTGGATGCCCTCCTTCGGATTAGAAAGGGAACTCGACTGGCTTTCGAATATGCAAGATTGGAACATATCCAAAAAACGGTATTGGGGACTTGCTCTGCCGATATACGAGTGCGACTCATGCGGTCACCTTGATGTAATGGGGAGCCGTGAAGAATTACAGAAAAGAGCGGTTTCGGGCTGGGAAGCGTTTGAGGGACACACCCCTCATAAACCCTGGATCGACGAAGTGAAGATCGCATGTTCCGAATGCGGTGAGCAGGTATCGCGGATACCTGAAGTGGGCAATCCATGGCTCGACGCGGGAATAGTGCCGTACTCGACCATGGGATACAACACTGACCGCAGTCACTGGGAGAATTGGTTTCCGGCTGATTTTATCACCGAATCGTTTCCGGGACAGTTCAGAAACTGGTTTTACAGCTTGCTCGCCATGAGCGCCGTGATGGAAAACAGCGTACCCTTCAAAAACGTTCTCGGTCACGCACTCGTAAAGGATGAAAAGGGTGATGACATGCATAAGAGCGCAGGTAACGCAATTCCCTTTGAAGAGGCAGCCGACACGATGGGCGTCGATGTGCTCCGCTGGATTTTCGCTTCGCAAAATCCTTATAACAATCTTCTTTTTGGATATGGACTCGCAGACGAAAACCGGAGGAAGATTCTCACGCTCTGGAACGTTTACACCTTTTTTACCACATACGCCTCTATCGACAAATACGATCCGAACAAACGGACACCCGCAAAAGAAAGAACCGAACTTGACAGGTGGCTTATAGCGAAGACTAACTTACTGGTAAAATATGCTACGAAAGAATTGGACGGTTACCAGACAGTCGGAGTTATGAGGCGGGTAGATAAATACCTGAACGATCTTTCGAACTGGTATGTGCGGCGTTCAAGGAGGCGGTTCTGGAGAAGCTCGAACGACACGGACAAACTGCATGCATATGATACTCTTTATGAGGCGCTTGTGACATTAATCAAGATTTTAGCGCCCATTCTTCCTTTCTTGACGGAAAAAATTTACTCGAATCTCGTTCGGGATAAACTTCACGGAGCGCCCGATTCCGTTCATCTTTCAAGCTGGCCCGAACTGAATGAAGAATTGATCGACGAAAAACTCATAAATGCCGTTGATACGGTTATCAAAGCCGTCGAAGCGGGAAGAGCCGCAAGAAACAAAGCGCAGATCAAGGTCAGACAGCCGCTCAAAGAGATCCATTTTTTCACGGACGCAGCTGAGGAGAAGGAAGTGCTTCTAAAGCTGTCCGACCAGATTTTGGAAGAATTGAACATAAAGAA
The Candidatus Neomarinimicrobiota bacterium genome window above contains:
- the mtnP gene encoding S-methyl-5'-thioadenosine phosphorylase, whose translation is MDRAKKIGIIGGSGFYGIEGLEMVDEVSLDTPWGKPSDDFTVFQADGREVVFLPRHGKGHKILPSEINYRANIFGMKTLGVERIISISAVGSYKEHIAPRDIVIVDQFFDRTKKSAESTFFGEGIAGHISFADPVCPVLSNIIFETISGNEVKVHNGGIYLNMEGPAFSTKAESMVFKNMGMDVIGMTNLAEARLSREAEICFATIALVTDYDAWHEELEPVSVPEVMKNLSYTAEYVKKNLQTVLKAIPDKRDCVCATSLSTALITDKNAIDPKTREKLSLLVAEYLN
- a CDS encoding isoleucine--tRNA ligase — encoded protein: MIEKEQSKIDFISLEKEVLERWKEEDTFNKLREKNKDGKRFSFLDGPITANNPMGVHHAWGRTYKDIFQRYKAMQGYNQRYQNGFDCQGLWVEVEVEKDLGFKSKRDIESYGVDKFVEKCKERVRKYSAVQTEQSIRLGQWMDWDNSYYTYSDENNYTIWSFLKKCHERGLIYKGDDVMPWCPRCGTSLSEHEIATEGYVEIKHPSVFVLFPLLERDNEFLLIWTTTPWTLAANVSAAVKSDIKYVKAEFEGKVIYMAESRHKEIKAENKVLDRLTGKEMIGWSYSAPFGELPVQENVEHKVIEWDDVSEDEGTGIVHIAPGCGREDYGLSKKYDLTVIKTLDEEGSYIDGFGELTGKNVTEVNDWIFNNLKGKGLLFKKETISHRYPVCWRCKTELVFRLVDEWFISMDELRGDIMDITRKINWMPSFGLERELDWLSNMQDWNISKKRYWGLALPIYECDSCGHLDVMGSREELQKRAVSGWEAFEGHTPHKPWIDEVKIACSECGEQVSRIPEVGNPWLDAGIVPYSTMGYNTDRSHWENWFPADFITESFPGQFRNWFYSLLAMSAVMENSVPFKNVLGHALVKDEKGDDMHKSAGNAIPFEEAADTMGVDVLRWIFASQNPYNNLLFGYGLADENRRKILTLWNVYTFFTTYASIDKYDPNKRTPAKERTELDRWLIAKTNLLVKYATKELDGYQTVGVMRRVDKYLNDLSNWYVRRSRRRFWRSSNDTDKLHAYDTLYEALVTLIKILAPILPFLTEKIYSNLVRDKLHGAPDSVHLSSWPELNEELIDEKLINAVDTVIKAVEAGRAARNKAQIKVRQPLKEIHFFTDAAEEKEVLLKLSDQILEELNIKKLNVIDNMDELSVLKAVPNFKKLGPAFGKNAQKVGELLKSTDVEQLNIALSKSDIFSITSGADKFEITREMVSFEHEQVDGMVIVENNEMRAALDTTLTPELVRQGLVRELVHDINNLRKEAEFDVSDRINMYLSLDGNLLDAVKENESYLANEVLAEKIGYEFEEGEYSQDIRIGEETVKVGIERVSNGNRH